From Sparus aurata chromosome 9, fSpaAur1.1, whole genome shotgun sequence, a single genomic window includes:
- the LOC115588134 gene encoding putative nuclease HARBI1, translated as MPTTRDEVRQVHQGFHAVAGIPWVIGVVDGTLIPIHNPSLVDPCWIGRKHYAAINTQVVVDHNGLITDIVAKWPGGTHDSFMWANSAVGQKAGRGEFGRSILLGDSGYPLRSYLVTPVTNPATPQEERFNEAHTRSRTKVERVFGIWKSRYRCIHRSSGGLRLSPLKCCRVIVVTAMLHNIAVRVGADEPPPVDDEEEHSEDEAPNPAPRDVRAVLHQAGAQTRQELINLF; from the coding sequence ATGCCCACCACACGGGACGAGGTCCGCCAGGTCCACCAAGGGTTCCACGCAGTGGCTGGTATCCCCTGGGTGATCGGTGTGGTGGATGGCACCCTCATTCCAATCCACAATCCCTCCCTGGTGGATCCGTGCTGGATCGGTAGAAAGCACTACGCGGCCATCAACACCCAGGTGGTGGTGGACCACAATGGCCTCATCACTGACATCGTCGCCAAGTGGCCAGGAGGCACACACGACAGCTTCATGTGGGCCAACTCAGCTGTGGGGCAGAAGGCTGGCAGAGGAGAGTTTGGTAGGAGCATCCTCCTAGGTGACAGTGGCTACCCTCTCCGGAGTTACCTCGTGACGCCGGTAACCAACCCAGCAACACCACAGGAGGAGAGGTTTAATGAGGCCCACACACGCAGCAGGACGAAGGTTGAACGGGTGTTTGGCATCTGGAAGTCCCGCTACAGGTGCATTCATCGTTCGTCGGGGGGGCTGCGCTTGTCACCACTCAAGTGTTGCCGCGTGATTGTTGTCACCGCCATGCTGCACAACATCGCAGTACGCGTTGGCGCAGATGAGCCGCCTCCTGTGGATGACGAAGAGGAACATTCAGAGGACGAAGCCCCAAACCCCGCCCCCCGCGATGTGCGTGCAGTACTCCATCAGGCCGGTGCCCAGACCAGACAGGAACTTATCAACCTCTTCTGA